Proteins encoded together in one Labeo rohita strain BAU-BD-2019 chromosome 21, IGBB_LRoh.1.0, whole genome shotgun sequence window:
- the crhbp gene encoding corticotropin-releasing factor-binding protein, with the protein MSGTLRAQLCFLLLSVTALRGHARFLDIQENDISPEGLLSLLSSELKRELPEEFVYRRALRCLDMVAVEGQFTFTAERPQLNCAVFFIGEPSDIISIEYDSVNIDCRGGDFVKVFDGWVMKGEKFPSSQDHPLPLYERYSDYCETGVTRPIVRSSQNVAMLFFRLHQSGSSFTVTFRKLINPFPCNVVSQTPEGSFTMIIPQQHRNCSFSIIYPVEIQIGELSLGQHNDLKRSILGCAGSGDFVELLGGNGMDTSKMFPMADLCYSFNGPAQMKVGCDNTVVRMVSSGKFVNRVSFQYRLLGHQELQQMKGNSVEDVCLRA; encoded by the exons ATGTCGGGCACTTTGCGcgcacagctgtgtttcctccTGTTGAGCGTCACGGCTCTCCGGGGACACGCGCGCTTTCTGGACATACAG gAAAACGACATCAGCCCGGAAGGATTATTATCTCTGCTCAGCTCTGAACTAAAGCGAGAGTTACCAGAGGAGTTTGTGTACCGCCGAGCGCTCA GATGTCTGGACATGGTGGCTGTAGAGGGTCAGTTTACATTTACAGCAGAACGTCCACAGTTAAACTGCGCCGTGTTTTTTATCGGCGAGCCCAGTGACATCATTAGCATCGAATATGATTCGGTCAACATCGACTGCAGAGGAGGAGATTTCGTAAAG gTATTTGATGGCTGGGTGATGAAGGGTGAGAAGTTTCCCAGCTCGCAGGACCATCCTCTTCCTCTGTACGAGCGTTACTCCGATTACTGCGAGACTGGAGTGACTCGACCAATCGTACGGTCGTCTCAGAATGTCGCCATGCTGTTCTTCAGACTCCACCAATCAGgaagcagcttcacagtaacGTTCCGCAAACTCATCAATCCATTCC CCTGTAATGTGGTctctcagaccccagagggcaGTTTCACCATGATCATTCCACAGCAGCACAGGAACTGCAGTTTCTCCATCATCTATCCAGTGGAGATCCAAATTGGAGAACTCAGTCTCGGCCAACACAATGATCTCAAG CGGTCCATTCTCGGCTGTGCCGGTTCTGGAGACTTCGTTGAGCTTCTGGGTGGAAACGGCATGGacacatccaagatgttccctATGGCAGATCTCTGCTACTCCTTTAATGGACCAG CTCAAATGAAGGTCGGCTGCGATAACACTGTGGTCAGAATGGTGTCGAGCGGGAAGTTCGTAAATCGAGTTAGTTTCCAATATCGGCTACTGGGCCACCAAGAGCTTCAGCAGATGAAGGGCAACAGCGTTGAAGACGTGTGTTTAAGAGCATAA